From Carassius auratus strain Wakin chromosome 1, ASM336829v1, whole genome shotgun sequence, the proteins below share one genomic window:
- the LOC113101299 gene encoding cell wall protein IFF6-like: MSARVYFLFAVLSCVFGYLNTTRTIQRQSTGKPGQCPIPEMIPLWAESCFNDGHCPATQKCCPTTSGFACSEPRGPVQGSGPDQGSRQGQRRRRGQASGQGSGPGQGSGPGKGSGQASGHGPGQGKGSGQASGHGPGKGSGQASGHGPGKGSGQASGHGPGPAKGSGQASGHGPGQGKGSGQASSHGPGQGKGSGQASGHGPGQGKGSGQASGHGPGQGKGSGQASGHGPGQGKGSGQASGHGPGQGKGSGQASGHGPGQGKGSGQASGHGPGQGKGSGQASGYGQGSGQGKGSGQASGQSKGSGLGQASGHGQGQASGHELGQVKGSGLGQVSGLGQGSGRASGQSSYWRGGQEPWCPWQYGPWCRWGPWW; encoded by the exons ATGTCCGCTCGAGTTTATTTCTTGTTTGCTGTTTTATCGTGTGTGTTTGGATACCTGAACACAACTCGCACCATTCAAAGACAAAGCACAG GGAAGCCGGGTCAGTGTCCCATACCGGAGATGATTCCACTGTGGGCTGAAAGCTGTTTCAATGATGGACACTGTCCGGCCACACAGAAGTGTTGCCCAACCACCAGtggctttgcatgcagtgaaccaCGTGGTCCAGTACAGGGCAGCGGACCAGACCAGGGAAGCCGGCAGGGACAGCGTAGAAGACGAGGCCAGGCTAGCGGACAGGGCAGTGGaccaggacagggaagcggaccaGGTAAGGGAAGTGGACAGGCTAGTGGCCACGGACCGGGACAGGGTAAGGGAAGCGGACAGGCTAGTGGCCACGGACCGGGTAAGGGAAGCGGACAGGCTAGTGGCCACGGACCGGGTAAGGGAAGCGGACAGGCTAGTGGCCACGGACCGGGACCGGCTAAGGGAAGCGGACAGGCTAGCGGCCACGGACCGGGACAGGGTAAGGGAAGCGGACAGGCAAGCAGCCACGGACCGGGACAGGGTAAGGGAAGCGGACAGGCTAGCGGCCACGGACCGGGACAGGGTAAGGGAAGCGGACAGGCTAGCGGCCACGGACCGGGACAGGGTAAGGGAAGCGGACAGGCTAGCGGCCACGGACCGGGACAGGGTAAGGGAAGCGGACAGGCTAGCGGCCACGGACCGGGACAGGGTAAGGGAAGCGGACAGGCTAGCGGCCACGGACCGGGACAGGGTAAGGGAAGCGGACAGGCTAGCGGCCACGGACCGGGACAGGGTAAGGGAAGCGGACAGGCTAGCGGCtacggacagggaagcggacagggtaaGGGAAGTGGACAGGCTAGCGGACAGAGTAAGGGAAGTGGACTGGGCCAGGCTAGCGGCCACGGACAGGGCCAGGCTAGCGGCCACGAACTGGGACAGGTCAAGGGAAGTGGACTGGGACAGGTTAGTGGACTGGGCCAGGGAAGTGGACGGGCTAGTGGACAGTCTAGCTACTGGAGAGGGGGTCAGGAACCGTGGTGCCCGTGGCAATATGGACCATGGTGCAGATGGGGACCGTGGTGGTAG